The following coding sequences are from one uncultured Desulfobacter sp. window:
- a CDS encoding HDOD domain-containing protein has product MTTQERNRGEETIANAVALDILNSKFKIPPMPANGPKLMSLVRKPIDDVQVDEFVKIIDSDPGLLSLILKLANSAYFKGVDEVFSMRSAIVRLGLQETINSANLYFFQGLFPKIPQIDGFQVQSYWAFSWACANAARRLGHPNMNMNVNPGELYIAGLLHGIGKLILAIQYPFEFGKCIQTAARLKLPLHIVELDEFGTTDTHIASKLLEIWQIPSRVCSGIKFYQNPGQAPEKDKHISALLQFAYAVAAASGIGKNGDGLVSSIESTWFAGRPELPLFKKETQDAVVKEIQETLKEKAESFTGIAPRKPNSTHGSDQGMDQHQKRHTKDGSMPSNPKRTATNPSNIGVFTWIRSLFH; this is encoded by the coding sequence ATGACGACACAAGAAAGAAACCGGGGAGAGGAGACCATCGCCAATGCAGTTGCATTGGATATCTTAAATTCAAAGTTCAAAATACCTCCCATGCCGGCCAATGGCCCGAAACTGATGTCATTGGTTCGAAAACCCATTGATGATGTTCAAGTGGATGAATTTGTAAAAATTATTGATTCAGATCCGGGGCTTTTATCCCTGATCCTTAAGTTGGCAAATTCAGCCTATTTCAAGGGTGTTGATGAAGTGTTCAGTATGCGGTCAGCCATTGTTCGTTTGGGATTGCAGGAGACCATCAATTCCGCCAACCTCTATTTTTTCCAGGGGCTGTTCCCAAAGATTCCGCAAATAGATGGCTTTCAAGTCCAGTCGTATTGGGCATTTTCCTGGGCCTGCGCCAACGCCGCAAGGCGTCTGGGCCATCCAAACATGAATATGAATGTCAATCCCGGTGAATTGTATATTGCAGGATTGCTTCATGGCATCGGAAAGTTAATTCTGGCAATCCAATATCCCTTTGAATTTGGAAAATGCATCCAAACCGCAGCCAGACTAAAATTGCCCCTTCATATTGTGGAACTGGATGAATTCGGCACAACAGATACCCATATCGCATCAAAGCTCTTGGAAATATGGCAGATTCCTTCCCGGGTTTGTTCCGGCATTAAGTTTTACCAAAATCCGGGCCAGGCACCTGAAAAGGATAAACATATCTCGGCCTTGCTTCAATTTGCCTATGCAGTTGCCGCCGCATCCGGTATCGGAAAAAACGGCGATGGCCTTGTCAGTTCCATAGAATCCACATGGTTCGCCGGGCGACCGGAATTGCCGTTATTTAAAAAAGAGACCCAGGACGCGGTCGTCAAAGAGATCCAAGAGACATTGAAAGAGAAAGCAGAAAGCTTTACCGGAATTGCCCCCCGAAAACCAAATTCGACCCATGGGTCCGACCAAGGGATGGATCAACATCAAAAAAGGCATACGAAAGACGGTTCAATGCCGTCCAACCCGAAACGCACAGCGACCAATCCGTCCAATATCGGGGTGTTTACCTG
- a CDS encoding tetratricopeptide repeat protein has product MQPKQKKCLRSMLKDIGFMNRTAMAAGNAGKFDTAFKNMSQALDLTGELKKECLRAKLLNNLGNLHTMSGQWDKALLCYDQSMSIMTEHYGTDNILYKTLQKNLVYLLTLDLSAA; this is encoded by the coding sequence ATGCAGCCTAAACAAAAAAAATGTCTGCGATCCATGCTTAAGGATATCGGTTTCATGAACCGTACGGCCATGGCTGCCGGAAATGCCGGAAAGTTCGATACGGCCTTTAAAAATATGAGCCAGGCCCTGGATTTAACAGGCGAGCTTAAAAAAGAGTGCCTGCGGGCAAAGCTGTTAAACAACCTGGGTAATTTGCACACCATGTCCGGGCAATGGGATAAGGCCTTGCTTTGCTATGATCAGTCCATGTCCATTATGACTGAGCATTACGGCACCGACAATATTCTTTATAAAACCCTTCAAAAAAATCTGGTGTACCTTTTGACACTGGACCTCTCAGCCGCCTGA
- a CDS encoding flavodoxin, which translates to MSNALIIYGSTTGNTESVADIISTDLSKADYTIKKINVSDVDVDVLNEAFDLYLLGSSTWGDDEIEFQEDFAPFYENMNGELNLTGKKFAVFGCGDSSYEYFCGAVDALEERLAKLGASLVCESLRIDGEPEELEINEWTQDVINAA; encoded by the coding sequence ATGAGTAACGCGCTGATTATTTACGGGTCAACCACCGGAAATACCGAATCTGTTGCCGATATCATTTCAACAGATCTATCCAAAGCGGATTATACAATCAAAAAAATTAACGTTTCTGATGTGGATGTAGACGTTCTCAATGAGGCATTTGATCTGTACCTGCTCGGCAGTTCCACCTGGGGCGATGATGAGATCGAATTTCAGGAAGATTTTGCGCCCTTTTATGAAAATATGAACGGGGAACTCAATTTGACGGGTAAAAAATTTGCCGTCTTCGGGTGTGGCGATTCTTCCTATGAATATTTCTGCGGCGCCGTGGATGCCCTGGAAGAGCGACTGGCAAAGCTGGGGGCCAGCCTGGTGTGCGAGTCCCTTAGAATCGACGGAGAGCCCGAAGAATTAGAAATAAATGAATGGACACAGGACGTGATCAATGCAGCCTAA
- a CDS encoding NAD(P)H-dependent glycerol-3-phosphate dehydrogenase — translation MDIMNTKIGVVGAGAWGTALAKLLADKGFTLDHWVFEPEVKEEITLHRENKSFLPGFTLPPELVPTNDLEKAVSGKDLVLMVVPSHCMRAVATQMKPFISPGTVLVSASKGIENKTHMTMTDILSEIIDFLPDHNFGVLSGPSFAKEVAAGLPTVVAAAARKNEVAEFIQKVFSGPNFRVYVNHDIVGTQIGGAMKNVIAIAAGACDGMNMGLNPRAALITRGLTEMNRLGTRLGADPLTLSGLAGVGDLFLTCTGFLSRNYTVGKQIGQGKCLDDIISEMRMVAEGVKTTRSIYNMSKKLDVDLPICCEVYSVLFENSPVEKTVERLMGRPLKHELAGVI, via the coding sequence ATGGATATCATGAATACAAAAATCGGCGTTGTCGGGGCCGGTGCCTGGGGAACGGCACTTGCCAAACTGCTTGCAGATAAGGGGTTTACCCTGGATCACTGGGTGTTTGAGCCCGAGGTAAAAGAGGAAATTACCCTGCACCGGGAAAACAAAAGTTTTCTGCCCGGGTTTACCTTGCCACCGGAGCTTGTACCCACCAATGACCTTGAAAAGGCCGTATCCGGAAAGGATCTCGTACTCATGGTGGTGCCTTCCCATTGCATGCGCGCCGTGGCCACACAGATGAAACCGTTTATCTCCCCGGGGACTGTGCTGGTCAGTGCGTCCAAGGGGATTGAAAATAAAACCCACATGACCATGACCGATATCCTGTCAGAAATTATAGATTTTCTACCCGACCACAATTTCGGCGTGCTCTCGGGGCCCAGTTTTGCCAAGGAAGTGGCCGCAGGTTTGCCGACTGTGGTGGCTGCGGCAGCCCGGAAAAACGAGGTGGCTGAATTTATCCAGAAGGTGTTTTCCGGGCCCAATTTCAGGGTCTACGTCAACCACGATATTGTCGGCACCCAGATCGGCGGGGCCATGAAAAACGTCATCGCCATTGCCGCAGGTGCCTGTGACGGGATGAATATGGGGCTTAATCCCAGGGCAGCCTTGATCACCCGGGGTCTGACGGAGATGAACCGTCTGGGTACCCGTCTGGGCGCGGACCCCCTAACCCTTTCCGGGCTGGCCGGCGTCGGGGATCTGTTTTTGACGTGTACCGGGTTTTTAAGCCGAAATTACACCGTGGGCAAGCAGATTGGCCAGGGCAAGTGCCTGGATGACATCATTTCGGAAATGCGCATGGTCGCCGAAGGGGTCAAGACCACCCGGTCCATTTATAATATGTCCAAAAAGCTTGATGTTGATTTGCCGATCTGTTGTGAAGTCTACTCCGTCTTGTTTGAAAACAGTCCTGTGGAAAAAACCGTCGAGCGCTTGATGGGCAGGCCTTTGAAGCATGAACTGGCTGGCGTGATTTAA
- a CDS encoding BatD family protein, with translation MIKTGNFSKMNRISLLMTGVVALALLRLCLPCTALAFTATAQVDQTRITPQDVVSLQVIVDGGEADVDTSSISGFQVNPAGTQSSRSYINGTWSHQVIYRYMLIPLKSGVLTIAPITCVRDGEAVLTKEIKILVQKPSAQASDHKGDFFAEATLSSNRIVPGQQAVYTIKLCVAKRIKGASFDAPSFKGLTAKQLTEWSKYTRTINGQAFMVNEAKYLVQADAPGQFTIDPAVFVAQVPMQRARQRDPFNSMFNDSFFRDSFFDTTPAKPVRVVSNPVDLTVAALPEYHGDQAFSGLVGRFSIASALDKTTVKTGESATLTVTIKGTGNIMDAALPALNLDTARFKVYEDSPAQDVQVTEQGFEGHKVFKQALVASVPGKAVIPAVALVFFDTDSHTYKTVATAPLTLDVQPGGPATVVDAAPAANTGDNASAVSKVEKSEVKMQNRDILDIKEEISSIHSRPSLSMAWFAFLVCLPALGFGAATTAVRFGSREKSLKAQYREKAMEYLKKARKASPETSEFLPSLSSALTYAVLGLGGKGGESLTREEARQILAQSGRGQETVDHVTQLMDTMDAARFGGKPMDENAAKRSLAQVASLIRTLMIVVYVGLSLFMARGTGIAAQDHVETGMPKQVHAVKDNAGVFVDAVRAYKAGDYAAAAARFEAIVATRVNNPDLFYNTGNAYLKAKDIGRAILWYERAKKLAPSDPDLKFNLAYAQTLLKDKKEAGFSVADILYFWQGLVSLKWLQYTSITLSFCFFIWAAVQKIRGRQIFSAVGILIFLIFAGTTLAAGLEYNRINSDVKAVILAEQADVRSGTMENATLLFDLHAGTRVHVLERKENHMKIRFAKDKVGWVASSKVGII, from the coding sequence ATGATAAAGACTGGTAATTTTTCTAAGATGAACCGCATATCTCTTTTAATGACAGGTGTGGTGGCCCTGGCATTGCTGCGCTTGTGCCTGCCCTGCACGGCCCTTGCTTTTACCGCCACAGCCCAGGTGGACCAGACCCGGATCACCCCCCAGGATGTTGTATCGTTACAGGTGATCGTGGACGGCGGAGAGGCTGACGTGGATACATCATCCATCTCCGGATTTCAAGTGAATCCGGCCGGTACCCAGTCCAGCAGAAGCTATATTAACGGCACGTGGAGCCATCAGGTCATCTATCGGTACATGCTGATCCCTCTGAAAAGCGGCGTGTTGACCATAGCCCCCATCACCTGTGTCCGGGACGGTGAAGCCGTGCTGACCAAGGAAATTAAAATTCTCGTCCAAAAACCATCGGCCCAGGCCAGTGATCACAAGGGCGATTTCTTTGCCGAAGCCACGTTGAGCAGCAACCGCATCGTGCCCGGCCAGCAGGCCGTTTATACGATAAAACTGTGCGTGGCAAAACGCATCAAAGGCGCCTCTTTTGATGCCCCTTCCTTTAAAGGCCTGACAGCCAAGCAGTTGACGGAGTGGTCTAAATACACCCGGACCATCAACGGGCAGGCGTTTATGGTCAATGAGGCAAAATATCTGGTCCAGGCCGACGCCCCCGGGCAATTTACCATTGACCCGGCCGTGTTTGTGGCCCAGGTGCCCATGCAGCGGGCCAGACAGCGGGATCCGTTTAATTCGATGTTCAATGATTCGTTTTTCCGGGATTCGTTTTTTGATACCACACCGGCAAAACCTGTGCGCGTGGTGTCCAATCCTGTGGATTTGACAGTGGCGGCCCTGCCCGAATACCACGGGGATCAGGCGTTTTCAGGTTTAGTGGGGCGCTTTTCCATCGCAAGTGCCCTGGATAAAACTACAGTGAAAACAGGTGAATCCGCCACATTGACCGTGACGATTAAGGGCACGGGAAATATCATGGATGCAGCCTTGCCTGCCCTGAATCTGGATACGGCTAGATTCAAGGTATATGAAGATAGCCCGGCCCAGGATGTACAGGTCACCGAGCAGGGGTTTGAAGGCCACAAGGTGTTCAAGCAGGCCCTGGTCGCCTCAGTGCCCGGCAAGGCAGTTATCCCGGCAGTTGCTCTGGTCTTCTTTGATACGGATTCACATACCTACAAGACGGTTGCCACCGCACCGTTGACCCTTGATGTCCAGCCGGGTGGTCCCGCGACGGTTGTGGATGCTGCACCTGCTGCAAATACGGGAGACAACGCTTCGGCAGTGTCCAAAGTTGAAAAATCCGAGGTCAAGATGCAGAACCGGGATATTCTGGATATCAAAGAGGAGATATCAAGTATCCATTCCCGGCCCAGTCTTTCCATGGCCTGGTTTGCTTTTCTGGTCTGCCTGCCGGCATTGGGCTTTGGGGCGGCAACTACGGCGGTGCGTTTTGGGTCCAGGGAAAAATCCTTAAAAGCCCAATACCGTGAAAAGGCAATGGAATATTTGAAAAAAGCGCGTAAGGCCTCACCGGAAACCTCCGAGTTTTTACCGAGTCTGTCGTCAGCGTTGACCTATGCGGTTTTGGGCCTGGGGGGTAAGGGCGGCGAAAGCCTGACCCGGGAGGAGGCCCGTCAGATTCTCGCCCAAAGCGGACGGGGCCAGGAAACCGTGGATCATGTCACCCAGTTGATGGATACCATGGATGCGGCCCGTTTTGGGGGAAAGCCCATGGATGAGAACGCGGCAAAAAGAAGCCTGGCCCAGGTGGCATCCCTGATCCGGACGTTGATGATTGTGGTGTATGTGGGTCTATCCCTTTTCATGGCCCGGGGCACGGGAATTGCCGCCCAGGATCACGTCGAAACCGGTATGCCCAAGCAAGTTCATGCCGTAAAAGACAATGCGGGAGTATTTGTGGATGCGGTGCGTGCATATAAGGCCGGTGATTATGCGGCAGCGGCCGCTCGGTTTGAAGCCATTGTCGCCACCCGCGTGAATAACCCGGACCTTTTCTACAATACCGGTAATGCATATTTAAAAGCCAAGGATATAGGCCGGGCCATTCTCTGGTACGAACGGGCCAAAAAACTTGCACCGTCGGACCCGGATCTGAAATTTAATCTGGCCTATGCCCAAACCCTTTTAAAGGATAAAAAAGAGGCCGGCTTTTCCGTTGCGGATATTCTCTATTTCTGGCAAGGTCTGGTTTCGTTAAAATGGCTCCAATATACATCGATCACACTCTCTTTTTGTTTTTTTATCTGGGCCGCCGTTCAAAAGATCCGGGGCCGGCAGATTTTTTCAGCCGTCGGTATTCTCATTTTTTTGATTTTTGCCGGTACAACCCTGGCTGCGGGTCTTGAATACAACCGGATCAACTCGGATGTAAAGGCCGTTATCCTTGCCGAACAGGCCGATGTCCGTTCCGGCACCATGGAGAATGCCACCCTGTTATTTGACCTGCATGCCGGCACCCGGGTTCATGTGCTGGAAAGAAAAGAGAACCACATGAAAATTCGCTTTGCCAAAGATAAGGTGGGGTGGGTGGCAAGCAGCAAAGTCGGCATAATATAG
- a CDS encoding VWA domain-containing protein, with amino-acid sequence MKFEHPYILFFLWGLLPLAGLLVYGIFRHKKILARYADAAMYEYILPGFSYGPKWVKAVLALLAAGFAVVALANPLAGYRWEKTTQKGVDIMIALDCSRSMLAQDVSPTRLTRAKREIIDLTRLMHSDRAGLVAFSGAAVLQCPLTLDYNAFGIFLDALDPDYLPVGGTDLTAALETCYNGFDPSSTAGKAVILITDGEDTAGDEAALTQVVEKFAKEKIRIFAIGVGDPAGAPIPAKGGGFKKDSSGNIILSKVDETMLKKITAMTQGRYVRSVAGDMDLEQIYSGDILGTMERKELTQGRKKVWEKRFQWALLPCVLLLLAELLFPQGPGRKRAAKAGGSLICLAIAMCLMTPGPARAGLWTSPVKQGMQAWDNKQYDQAKKHFIDAQLENPDDPRLYYNIGAAAYAAGDYDLAESNFAQALNAKDRELKHNALYNLANTRYRKNHLDKAVEDYQTLLKEFPDDAQAKENLAFVKKKLEEKKKQQQDQKNKDPQNKDPKENDPNKDQDKQQNKDNPNKDQDQGGQNSGRQNQQNRQDQKGQSQKQNQGEDKQQGQKSQPDKNQQNNPEKNRLQANKPQENKQPGNQAQDAQSQAAQAGNAGKDQNGQNMQPAQSKMLENRLNRLEDKPGMALIPQTGAPNNDKDW; translated from the coding sequence ATGAAATTTGAACATCCATATATTCTGTTTTTTTTATGGGGTCTTCTGCCGTTGGCAGGATTGTTGGTGTACGGGATTTTCCGGCACAAAAAAATTCTTGCCCGGTATGCGGATGCCGCCATGTATGAATATATTCTGCCCGGGTTTTCCTATGGCCCCAAGTGGGTGAAAGCCGTTTTGGCCTTACTTGCGGCTGGGTTTGCCGTGGTGGCCCTGGCAAACCCTCTGGCCGGGTACCGCTGGGAAAAAACCACCCAGAAAGGGGTGGATATCATGATCGCTCTGGATTGTTCCCGCAGTATGCTGGCCCAGGATGTCTCTCCCACGCGGTTGACCCGGGCCAAGCGCGAAATCATTGATTTGACCCGGTTGATGCATTCGGACAGGGCAGGGCTTGTGGCCTTTTCCGGTGCCGCGGTCCTTCAATGCCCGTTGACCCTTGATTATAACGCATTCGGAATTTTCCTTGATGCCCTGGACCCCGATTATCTGCCGGTGGGGGGAACGGATTTGACGGCAGCCCTTGAGACCTGTTACAACGGGTTTGATCCATCATCCACTGCGGGAAAAGCCGTCATTTTAATCACCGACGGTGAGGATACTGCCGGTGATGAGGCTGCGTTGACCCAGGTGGTGGAAAAATTTGCAAAAGAAAAGATCCGTATTTTCGCCATTGGCGTAGGTGATCCTGCCGGTGCACCGATTCCGGCCAAGGGCGGCGGATTTAAAAAAGATAGTTCAGGCAACATCATTTTGTCAAAAGTGGACGAAACCATGCTTAAAAAGATTACGGCCATGACCCAGGGCCGGTATGTCCGGTCCGTGGCAGGGGATATGGATCTTGAACAGATCTATTCCGGTGATATTCTGGGGACCATGGAGCGAAAGGAACTGACCCAGGGCCGTAAAAAAGTCTGGGAAAAACGCTTCCAGTGGGCCTTGCTTCCCTGTGTTCTGTTGCTGCTTGCAGAATTGCTTTTCCCCCAGGGGCCGGGGCGAAAACGCGCTGCTAAAGCCGGCGGTTCTTTGATTTGTCTGGCCATTGCCATGTGCCTTATGACGCCGGGTCCTGCCCGGGCCGGGTTGTGGACCTCCCCGGTCAAGCAGGGCATGCAGGCCTGGGATAACAAACAATACGACCAGGCAAAAAAGCATTTTATCGACGCCCAGCTTGAAAATCCGGATGATCCGCGGCTTTATTATAATATTGGTGCTGCAGCCTACGCTGCCGGTGATTATGACCTGGCCGAATCCAACTTTGCCCAGGCATTGAATGCCAAGGACAGGGAACTCAAACACAATGCCCTGTATAATCTTGCCAACACCCGTTACCGTAAAAATCATCTGGATAAGGCCGTTGAGGATTACCAGACTCTGCTCAAGGAATTCCCAGATGATGCCCAGGCCAAAGAAAATCTTGCCTTTGTGAAGAAAAAACTTGAGGAGAAAAAAAAGCAGCAGCAAGACCAGAAAAATAAAGATCCCCAAAATAAAGATCCCAAAGAAAACGATCCAAATAAAGATCAGGATAAACAACAAAATAAAGATAATCCAAACAAGGACCAGGATCAGGGGGGGCAAAACTCAGGCAGGCAAAATCAGCAGAACCGACAGGATCAAAAGGGGCAGTCCCAAAAGCAAAACCAGGGAGAGGATAAGCAACAGGGGCAAAAAAGCCAGCCGGATAAAAACCAGCAAAATAATCCTGAAAAAAATAGGCTGCAAGCCAACAAACCCCAGGAAAATAAGCAACCGGGTAACCAGGCACAAGACGCCCAATCCCAGGCGGCCCAGGCAGGAAACGCCGGGAAAGATCAAAACGGCCAGAACATGCAGCCGGCCCAGTCAAAAATGCTTGAAAACCGTCTCAACCGCCTGGAGGATAAACCCGGCATGGCCCTGATTCCCCAAACCGGAGCACCGAACAATGATAAAGACTGGTAA
- a CDS encoding VWA domain-containing protein produces MFRFASPWFLLLLILPWIWLLVRTTKNTGRFSLKWLPKSSVHSIRVSSLTGTRRVPFSFAVLLARVMPLVKVLGLSLMIIALARPQAGERKVNVDTQGVNIVLALDLSGSMKALDFKQDGKIVTRLDAVKSVVSDFIMKREGDRIGLVVFGTHAFTQVPLTRDYNTIAFMLDHLKIGAAGPNTAIGDALGISLKRLEDIQSKSNIVILLTDGKSNAGELSWQEAAKIAAQRNVKIHTIGVGSKGKAPFLVNGLFGQQYVYRQVDMDWDALDSIAKQTGGTFFKAKDTESLSSIYDMIDSMEKTKVKVDKWVDYKELYSLFLIPGLLLYLACLCLGSTRLLELP; encoded by the coding sequence ATGTTTCGATTTGCCTCCCCATGGTTTCTGCTGCTGCTCATTCTGCCCTGGATCTGGCTGCTGGTTCGCACGACCAAAAATACCGGACGGTTTTCATTGAAATGGCTGCCTAAGTCTTCGGTACACAGTATCCGGGTCTCCAGTTTGACCGGTACGCGCCGGGTACCTTTCAGCTTTGCCGTTTTACTGGCCCGGGTGATGCCCCTGGTAAAGGTACTGGGTCTAAGCCTGATGATTATTGCCCTTGCCCGGCCCCAGGCCGGCGAGCGCAAGGTTAACGTGGATACTCAAGGGGTGAATATTGTCCTGGCCCTTGATCTGTCCGGTTCCATGAAAGCCCTTGATTTTAAACAGGACGGCAAGATCGTCACCCGCCTTGATGCGGTCAAAAGTGTGGTGTCCGATTTTATCATGAAGCGGGAAGGGGACCGCATCGGCCTGGTGGTGTTCGGCACCCATGCCTTTACCCAGGTACCCTTGACCCGGGACTACAACACCATTGCCTTCATGCTGGATCATTTAAAGATCGGGGCGGCCGGACCCAACACCGCCATTGGCGATGCCCTGGGTATCTCCCTCAAACGCCTGGAAGATATTCAATCCAAATCGAACATTGTTATTCTGCTCACCGACGGTAAGAGCAATGCCGGAGAGCTGTCCTGGCAGGAAGCCGCCAAGATCGCCGCCCAACGAAACGTTAAAATCCACACCATTGGTGTGGGCTCCAAAGGCAAGGCCCCTTTCCTTGTGAACGGGCTTTTCGGTCAACAGTATGTGTATCGACAGGTGGATATGGACTGGGACGCCCTGGATTCAATTGCCAAGCAGACAGGCGGCACCTTCTTTAAGGCCAAGGATACTGAAAGTTTGTCGTCCATTTATGATATGATTGATTCAATGGAAAAGACCAAGGTGAAGGTGGACAAATGGGTGGATTACAAGGAACTCTATTCCCTGTTTTTGATACCTGGGCTGCTGCTGTATCTGGCATGTCTGTGCCTTGGGAGCACACGGCTTCTTGAGCTGCCCTAG
- a CDS encoding DUF58 domain-containing protein, whose amino-acid sequence MIPAHIIKKIKQIHIKSRKTVNTLMAGQYRSVFKGSGIEFEEVREYAPGDDVKTIDWNVSARTGKVFVKLFREERESIVMLLIDMSASLNFGTHSGSKLEKVAELASVLAFNAIKNNDKVGVIFFTDQVEKYIPPKKGSAHIWRVIKEIFTFAPKGVGTDVSCALDFMAKISKKRSFAFVISDYLSPEYEKSLRLLNRRHEVVGMRVFDEGAFHLPCAGIVRIKDFETGEETLMDAGSKKMRQWYTDQRQKIHTLTESLFTKARVDLVDVTTEDSVSDVLTRYFMLRERRR is encoded by the coding sequence ATGATTCCTGCTCATATCATAAAAAAGATCAAGCAGATTCATATAAAGTCCCGTAAAACCGTCAATACCCTGATGGCCGGGCAGTACCGGTCTGTGTTTAAGGGCTCGGGCATTGAATTTGAAGAGGTGCGCGAGTACGCTCCCGGTGATGATGTCAAGACCATTGACTGGAATGTTTCAGCGCGCACGGGCAAGGTGTTTGTCAAACTTTTCAGGGAAGAGCGCGAATCCATTGTTATGCTGCTCATTGACATGAGCGCGTCCTTGAATTTCGGGACCCATTCGGGCAGCAAACTTGAAAAGGTGGCGGAACTGGCATCGGTTCTGGCGTTCAACGCCATTAAAAACAACGATAAGGTGGGGGTGATTTTTTTCACGGATCAGGTGGAAAAGTATATCCCGCCCAAAAAGGGCTCGGCCCACATCTGGCGGGTGATCAAGGAGATTTTTACCTTTGCGCCCAAGGGGGTTGGAACCGATGTCTCCTGTGCCCTGGATTTTATGGCCAAAATTAGCAAAAAACGCAGTTTTGCCTTTGTCATTTCCGATTATCTAAGCCCTGAGTACGAAAAGAGCCTGCGCCTTTTAAACCGGCGGCACGAGGTGGTGGGGATGCGCGTCTTTGATGAGGGGGCCTTTCATTTGCCCTGTGCCGGTATTGTGCGGATAAAGGACTTTGAAACCGGAGAAGAGACCCTCATGGATGCGGGCAGCAAAAAAATGCGGCAATGGTATACGGACCAGCGGCAGAAAATTCATACCCTGACCGAGTCCTTGTTTACCAAGGCCCGGGTGGACCTTGTGGACGTCACCACGGAAGACAGTGTGTCCGACGTATTGACCCGGTATTTCATGCTTCGGGAGCGCAGACGCTGA
- a CDS encoding MoxR family ATPase, with protein sequence MEEITKQIETAHLLVNRIRSEVGKTLVGQEKLVDGLLTGLLTGGHVLIEGVPGLAKTSAVKALAAAVQADFKRIQFTPDLLPADLTGTEIYRPKTTDFVTRKGPLFNNIILADEINRAPSKVQSALLEAMEEKQVTIGDTTYPLPTPFLVLATQNPIEQEGTYPLPEAQVDRFMLKVLVEYPSRAQELEILKKTSFTAAEETSPVVSCDELAQLKHLVDQVYVDEKLKEYIVSLTFATRNPESCKMQTGHYIEFGASPRATIFLAKAARVTAFLAGRAYVTPQDIKLAGPDVLRHRILLSFEAEAEEISTEQVVADLFDSVEVP encoded by the coding sequence ATGGAAGAAATCACAAAGCAGATCGAGACGGCCCATCTTCTGGTGAACCGTATCCGCAGTGAGGTGGGCAAAACCCTGGTGGGTCAGGAAAAGCTGGTAGACGGACTGTTGACAGGGCTTCTGACCGGCGGGCATGTGCTCATCGAAGGGGTACCGGGACTTGCCAAAACCTCGGCGGTTAAAGCGCTGGCGGCAGCGGTCCAGGCTGATTTTAAGCGCATTCAGTTTACCCCGGACCTCTTGCCGGCCGATTTGACCGGTACCGAGATCTACCGGCCAAAAACCACGGATTTTGTCACCCGCAAGGGCCCGTTGTTCAACAATATTATTCTGGCCGACGAAATTAACCGGGCCCCGTCCAAAGTGCAGTCCGCACTTTTAGAGGCCATGGAAGAAAAGCAGGTGACCATCGGCGACACCACCTATCCGCTGCCGACCCCTTTTCTGGTGCTGGCCACCCAGAACCCCATTGAGCAGGAGGGTACCTATCCGCTGCCCGAGGCCCAGGTGGACCGGTTTATGCTCAAGGTGCTGGTGGAGTATCCCAGCCGGGCCCAGGAACTTGAGATTCTTAAAAAAACAAGCTTTACAGCGGCGGAAGAGACATCCCCCGTTGTCTCCTGTGACGAACTTGCGCAGTTAAAACACCTGGTGGATCAGGTCTATGTGGATGAAAAACTCAAAGAGTATATCGTCAGTCTGACCTTTGCCACACGAAATCCGGAATCGTGTAAAATGCAGACCGGCCATTATATTGAGTTCGGGGCATCGCCCAGGGCAACCATATTCCTTGCCAAGGCGGCACGGGTGACCGCATTTCTGGCAGGCCGGGCCTATGTGACGCCCCAGGACATAAAACTTGCAGGACCCGATGTGCTGCGCCACAGAATTCTGCTCTCCTTTGAGGCCGAGGCCGAAGAGATTTCCACAGAGCAGGTGGTGGCCGATCTGTTTGATTCCGTAGAAGTGCCCTGA